Below is a genomic region from Melanotaenia boesemani isolate fMelBoe1 chromosome 19, fMelBoe1.pri, whole genome shotgun sequence.
TACACCTTTCGTTGGGGATTAAATCCAGATGTGTGGGGGAACAAGCGTGACTCACAAGGGGCGTACTTGATTGATCGCAGTCCAGACTACTTTGAACCCATCCTGAATTACCTCAGACATGGACAGCTCATCATCAATGAAGGCATCAACCCTTTGGGTAAACCACACGAACAAGCTCACAAATCATCTCGTGTTGGTTTTCTCACCTGATTGTTTCCACTGCAGGTGTGCTGGAAGAAGCTCGTTTTTTCGGTATAGAACAGCTGGCCGAACAGTTGGAGACGCTCATAAAGgtgggtgagtgtgtgtggagcAGGCGTTTAGCTCAGTGTGTTTAAAGTGTTAAATCTCAGTTTCTGCTGTTCAGGCCTCCCAGCCCGCTGATGATCATTCCCCTCTGACCCGCAAGGAGTTCACCAGGTTCCTGTTGGCAACAACCACAAAGGCAGAGCTCCGGTGTCAGGTAAACAAATACTAACTCACAAGCATCCTTACAGATGAGGTGAGGTGATTTATGTGTTTCCTGCAAAAACAGAAGCGGGAAAGCacagtctgctctgattggtcagctccAGGGGTCTGATCATGCACTGTCCACCAGCTCTATTAGCATTTTTATATTCTAGGAGACGATCAGGAACAGAATGGACTGGGCTGCACCACGGAGCACCGTACACTCCTGTTTTCATGACCATCAGCAGATCGGTCCTTTCCAAAAGAATAACAAACCTGCAAATGTGCTGTTTAATGGCTGATGCTTGGTTTGTGGTCTGTCAGGGTCTGAACTTCACCGGTGCAGATCTGTCTCGTCTGGATCTTCGCTACATCAACTTTAAGATGGCCAACCTGAGAGGAGCCAACCTGACCCATGCTAATCTGAGCGGAGCCAACCTGGAGAGGGCTGACCTGTCCATGGCGTGTCTGGATGtgagtttggtttggttttcagGGAGAGTCAACATCAATCTGAAGCCTcggcttttattttattttggtttttgcCTGTTAACTCAGTCTGCATAACGTAGATAATATAACAGCTGTGACTCGATGTATGTGCTGCAGGCGGCGAACCTGCAGGGTGTCATGATGCTGTGCACCAACGCTGAGGGGGCGTCACTGAGAGGCTGTAATTTCGAGGATCCTGCAGGAATCAAAGCGAATCTGGAGGGTGAGGCAGCCGGTCACACACATTcctcagccaaacccaccaCAGATTGATTTAACCCAGAACTGGTGTTTGTGTTATCAGGAGCCAACCTGAAGGGTGTGGACATGGAGGGAAGTCAGATGACGGGAATCAACCTGAGGGTCGCCACGCTGAAAAACGCTAAACTGAAGAACTGCAATCTGAGGGGAGCCACGCTGGCCGGGACAGACCTGGAggtgtgaaaacacacacacacacacacacacgggagGACTCAAATTGTGCACAACAAAGATTTTAAGTTTGCTTTAGTTATTTGTCGGTTCAGCAAAATGTCCTAAAATGTGTGCAACAGTGGGGATAAAAAACTTCTTAAATccatttaacacaaaaacaactctttttagtttcttttcctctgctAATTTACACCTTTcgtttttgttcatttacacCTTAATCCAAGTGGATTATGTTAGGATCATGAAGTGTGTGTTTCCTTTctgatttttgttatttttgtctgtttctgcaGAACTGTGACCTGTCAGGATGTGATCTTCAGGAAGCCAACCTGAGAGGCTCCAACGTGAAGGGAGCCATCTTTGAGGAGATGCTGACTCCTCTGCACATGTCTCAGAGTGTGCGGTGAAAACCACAATGAATGATGCCAAaccttttttttggggggggggggtgttgaatataattttgttttataagATAATTGTTTGTGATATTCATAAATATTTCTGAGGTGTCTTCAAGAACTTCACATACATGTTAATGACAAATGAGCTCCTGTTCAACAGCAGGTCCAATTCCTGCAGCACTGaatgtttcttcattttagGATAAAAGGTGAGCAAGATAGCTACTGTAGAGTAATGACTGAAAcagttaaagaaatgaaaagacaagCCCTGAAGCTGCCTTCACACATCCAGGGCGAGGTGGGACTCTAGTGTTCCTGCGGATGAACCTCATCATCAGGTGTAAGATTGGAGATATTTCTGTAGGAAGAAGTGAAAcagaacaaagagaaaataaaaactttgagaAGCAGGATAAATTAGAATCGGTTCACCTGTATACTGATCCTAGATCTGTTTTTGATCAGCTTTTATTATAAGAAGTTGGCGACATGTAAAACCAAGGAAATCTATCCGTCTCTCATACAACAAGCTTTACCCCCATCTACAGGTCTTCACATGTCCACAGACTCAGCCCCAAACCCATAAACACCACAGTTTACAACCCAGAACTGAAGCTGAACTTTCCGGCTGTTAGCTGGAGATTTGTAACTCCACAGTACCGAGACTGTTCAGAATGTTTATGTGTTAATCTGAATGTTGAGTCATACCTcaagaaaaacagtaaaaaaaaaatattcttttatttttaatgcacagCCA
It encodes:
- the LOC121630501 gene encoding BTB/POZ domain-containing protein KCTD9-like: MRRVTLFVNGTSTNGKVVAVYGSMEDLLSVASSKLGIRASSVYNGNGGLIDDISLIRDDDVLYISDVQEDIRNPERCQTHTDWLTLNVGGRCFTTTRSTLVSKEPESMLAHMFRGKDVWGNKRDSQGAYLIDRSPDYFEPILNYLRHGQLIINEGINPLGVLEEARFFGIEQLAEQLETLIKASQPADDHSPLTRKEFTRFLLATTTKAELRCQGLNFTGADLSRLDLRYINFKMANLRGANLTHANLSGANLERADLSMACLDAANLQGVMMLCTNAEGASLRGCNFEDPAGIKANLEGANLKGVDMEGSQMTGINLRVATLKNAKLKNCNLRGATLAGTDLENCDLSGCDLQEANLRGSNVKGAIFEEMLTPLHMSQSVR